The following coding sequences are from one Cygnus atratus isolate AKBS03 ecotype Queensland, Australia chromosome 15, CAtr_DNAZoo_HiC_assembly, whole genome shotgun sequence window:
- the GLIS2 gene encoding LOW QUALITY PROTEIN: zinc finger protein GLIS2 (The sequence of the model RefSeq protein was modified relative to this genomic sequence to represent the inferred CDS: inserted 1 base in 1 codon): MHSLDEPLDLKLSISKLRAARDKRERGPXPAPGPAPPPRQDAPPAGESRGSARGGRRAGPASGLLAHSKLLEKRDGRFPPVPVMDLSLSPPPGVESPGGSAPLSPERPGASDLPLPTVPHDFQSLRYIDGIPSSFQFFLPLSAGGALHLPSSAFLPPPKDKRLSPELPLPKQLVCRWSKCNQFFDLLQDLVDHVNDFHVKPEKDAGYCCHWEGCARHGRGFNARYKMLIHIRTHTNEKPHRCPTCNKSFSRLENLKIHNRSHTGEKPYICPYEGCNKRYSNSSDRFKHTRTHYVEKPYYCKMPGCHKRYTDPSSLRKHIKAHGHFVSHEHQEMLKGHPPPKTPLGSADVPYVNGAQLVIPNPAALFAPHGLPGLPIPLAPAPLDLSALGCGAGGSGGLPALPGPALPLNGGPLNLAKSPLLSSPFAAGGLGLPVMSLLAGGAKAEAEKAAGAEGRKGGKGPESRKPGCERTELGRLRAPPESLALLPGAVLDLSAGIGAASSPPEALPPGWVVIPPGSLLLKPAVVN; this comes from the exons atgcaTTCGCTGGACGAGCCGCTGGACCTGAAGCTGAGCATCTCCAAGCTGCGGGCCGCCCGGGACAAGCGGGAGCGGGGCC CCCCTGCacccggccccgcgccccccccgcgcCAGGACGCCCCGCCGGCCGGGGAGAGCCGGGGCTCGGCGCGGGGGGGGCGCCGGGCGGGGCCGGCCTCCGGCCTCCTGGCACACTCCAAGCTGCTGGAGAAGCGGGACGGGCGCTTCCCCCCCGTGCCCGTCATGGACCTGAGCCTCTCGCCCCCCCCGGGCGTGGAGTccccggggggcagcgcccCGCTGTCCCCCGAGCGGCCGGGGGCGAGCGACCTGCCCCTGCCCACCGTCCCCCAC GATTTCCAGTCCCTGCGCTACATCGATGgcatccccagctccttccagttCTTCCTGCCGCTCAGCGCCGGGGGGGCCCTGCACCTGCCCTCCTCCgccttcctgcccccccccaagGACAAGCGCCTCTCCCCGGAGCTGCCCCTGCCCAAACAGCTCGTCTGCCGCTGGTCCAAG TGCAACCAGTTCTTCGACCTCCTGCAAGACCTCGTGGACCACGTCAACGACTTCCACGTCAAGCCCGAGAAGGACGCGGGGTACTGCTGCCATTGGGAGGGCTGCGCCCGCCACGGCCGGGGCTTCAACGCCAg GTACAAGATGCTGATCCACATCCGGACACACACCAACGAGAAGCCGCATCGCTGCCCCACCTGCAACAAGAGCTTCTCCCGCCTGGAGAACCTGAAGATCCACAACCGCTCGCACACAG GCGAGAAGCCCTACATCTGCCCCTACGAAGGCTGCAACAAGCGCTACTCCAACTCCAGCGACCGCTTCAAGCACACCCGCACCCACTACGTGGAGAAGCCCTACTACTGCAAGATGCCGGGCTGCCACAAGCGCTACACGGACCCCAGCTCGCTCCGCAAGCACATCAAGGCCCACGGCCACTTCGTGTCCCACGAGCACCAGGAGATGCTCAAGGGCCACCCACCCCCCAAGACGCCTCTGGGCTCGGCGGACGTGCCCTACGTCAACGGGGCGCAGCTCGTCATCCCCAACCCCGCCGCCCTCTTCGCCCCCCAcgggctgccggggctgcccaTCCCACTGGCGCCAGCCCCGCTCGACCTGAGCGCGCTGGGCTgtggggcggggggctcgggggggctgcccgccctgcccggccctgcgCTGCCCCTCAACGGCGGCCCCCTGAACTTGGCCAAGAGCCCGCTGCTGTCCTCGCCCTTCGCGGCCGGCGGCCTGGGGCTGCCCGTCATGTCGCTGCTGGCCGGCGGGGCCAAGGCCGAGGCCGAGAAGGCGGCGGGGGCCGAGGGCCGCAAGGGCGGCAAGGGGCCGGAGAGCCGCAAGCCGGGCTGCGAAAGGACGGAGCTGGGGCGCCTCCGGGCCCCCCCCGAGAGCCTGGCGCTGCTGCCGGGAGCTGTGCTCGACCTGTCGGCTGGCATCGGGGCGGCGAGCAGCCCCCCCGAGGCGCTGCCGCCTGGCTGGGTCGTCATCCCACCCGGCTCCCTGCTGCTCAAGCCGGCCGTGGTGAATTGA